The Couchioplanes caeruleus nucleotide sequence CGCTGATCCGCTCCGGCCGCTTCGACGTGAAGCTGTCCATCCCGAAGCCGGACGACGCGAGCCGCACGGAGATCTTCCGCAAGATGATCGCCCAGCTCGCGGCGGCCCACGAGGAGCCGGGCTTCACGATGTTCGCCGACGGGCTGGACATGGCCGAGCTGGGCCGGCTCAGCCACGGGATGACCGGCGCGGACATCAAGGAGGTGCTGCGCCGGGTGCAGCTGACCAAGGCCATGCAGGACGCCCGGACCGGCGGCATGGTGGAGCCGATCAGCCAGCAGGACCTGCGGGAGAGCGTCGCGGAGCTGCTGGGACAGCACTGACGGGGACCGGCCGCCAGGGCAGCAGCGCGGCGCCGGCGGCCAGGCCCACCGTGATGACCAGCAGCGCGGCGCGCACGCTCGTGGCGGCGGCGAGCAGGCCGCCCCCGGTGATGCACACCGGCTGGGCGACCCGGTTGCTGATCGACCAGGCGGCGAGCACGCGCGACACGTGCCGGTCCGCGACCGCGGTCAGCCGCCACGCCGCGAACGCCGGGTTGAACAGCCCCGCCAAGCCGGTGGTGAGCAGCTCTCCGGCCGTGATCAGAACCAGCCCGGCGGTGCCGGCCGGAGCGAACGGCACCAGCGCCAGCGGCAGCGTCTTCGCCACGCCCGCGACCAGCAGCACCCGCCGGCGGCCCCGCCGGCGGACGAGCGGTCGCGCGGCCAGCGACCCGGCCAGCCCGCCGAGGCAGGAGACGCCGAAGACGAGGCCGTACGCCCACGCGGCGAAGCCGAGCTCGCGCAGCATCAGCACGGTGATCAGCGGCAGCGTGGCCATCACGCCACCGTTGAAGATCAGCGAGTTGGCGTACAGGGCGCGCAGCTCCGGGTGACCGAGGATGTACCGCCAGCCCGCGGTGATCGCGGCCCAGCGGTCCGGCGCCGGCGACCGCTCGGGCGGCGCCGGCTCGGGGGAGCGCAGGCTGCGCACGCCCACGGCCGACAGCAGGAACGACACCGCGTCCGCCGCCATCGTCGCGGTCGGCCCGAGCCACCCGACCAGCGCGCCACCCAGCGGCGGCCCCACCGTGTTGACGGTCCAGAACGTCGCCTCGAAGCGGCCGGTCGCGGTGGTGAGCCCGGCGGCGGGAACCAGCCCCTTGAGGTGCGCGCCGCTCGCCGCCTGGAACGCGATGACGCCCACCGACTGGGCCACAGCGACGAGGCAGAGCTGCGCGTACGTCAGCACGCCGGCGGCCGCCGCGACGGGCACGCTCGCCAGCGCCGCACCGCGGACCAGGTCGGCGCCCGCCATGACGGGCCGCTTCGGACGGAACTCGATCCACGGGCCGAGCGGGAGCGCGAGCGCCGCCCCGGCCAGCCCGCCCAGCGCCGCGAGCAGCGACACCTGCAGCACGCTCGCGTGCAGGACCAGCGTGGCGATCAGCGGCAGGGCGCCGAGGCTCAGGGCCGTGCCCAGCTCGCTCACCGCGTACGCCGACCAGAGGCGGCGGAAGTCGGGCCCCAGAGTCACGGGGAGACCCTAGCGGTGGCCTCCGACAAAGCCGGGGACCAGGAACTGCGGCTCGGCGGACGGGCGCCCGAAGTGGTAGCCCTGCGCGAGCCGGTACCCGAGACGGTACAGCTCGGCGGCCTGCTCCGCGGTCTCCACGCCCTCGGCCACCGCGGTCAGCCCCAGGCCCGCGCTGACCTGGATGAGCGCGGTGGCGATGACCGCGTGCCGGCCGGCCATGGTGATCCCGTCGACGAACGACTTGTCCACCTTGAGCACGTCCACCGGTACGGTCTGCAGCAGCCCGAGCGACGAGTGCCCGGTGCCGAAGTCGTCCAGGGCGATGCGGACGCCGAGGTCGTGCAGGTCCTGGACGGCCTGCACCGCCTGCCCGCCGCCGAAGACCGCGGTCTCGGTGACCTCGACGGTGAGGCGGGCGGCGCTCAGCCCGGTCTCCTCGAGCACATTGGCCACCATCCGGGCGAGGCCCGGCTCGCCGAGCTGCCGTGCCGACACGTTGACGCTGATCCGCTCGGGGGCGAGGTCGCCGTACTGGGCCCGCCACGCCACGGCCTGGGCGCAGGCGGTCCGCAGGATCCACTCGCCGAGCTCGACGATCAGGCCGTTGCGCTCGGCCGCCGGGATGAACCGCTCCGGCGGCACCAGCCCGCGTTCCGGGTGCTCCCAGCGGACCAGGGACTCGACGGCGACCGTACGGCCCGTCGGCAGCTCGACGATCGGCTGGTAGACCACGCGGAACTGCCCCGAGTCCAGGGCGTGCCGCAGCTCCGCCCCGAGCATCGCCTGCTCGTCGGAGCGCCGGTCCAGCGCCGGCGTGTAGCGGCGGTGGCCGTCCCGGGCGGACTTGGCCGCGTACATGGCGACGTCGGCGCGGCGCAGCACCTCGTACGGGTCGGTGGTGCCCGCGCCGTCGGCGACGCCGATGCTGGCGCCGACGAGCAGCTCGTGGTCGCCCGCGTCGATGGGCCGGCGCAGCGTGTCCGCGAGCCGCCCCACGATCGCGTCGGCCTCGGCGTCGCCGGCGTCGGGCATGAGGATCGCGAACTCGTCGCCGCCCATGCGGGCGACCAGGATGTCGCCGCGCAGCACGCTGCGCAGCCGCCCGGCCAGCACTTCCAGCAGCCGGTCGCCGACGCCGTGGCCGAAGCGGTCGTTCACGCCCTTGAAGTCGTCGAGGTCGAGCAGCGCCACCTGGGTCGGCCCGGCGGCGAGGGCGGCGCGGACGCCGTTCTCGAAACGCCGCCGGTTCGCCAGCCCGGTGAGCTCGTCGGCCATCGCCAGGTCCTCGAGCTGGTCGGCCTGGTGCTGGACCTGCGCGACGAAGCCGGACATGCGCGCGACGACGAGCAGGAACAGCATGGCCGCGCCGGCGGCGATGGTGAGCCGGTCCACGCCGTCGCCGCCGATGCCGGGCAGGAACAGCAGGGCGGGGGCCACCAGCGAGCAGACCGCGAGCAGTGCGAGCCGGGCGCGGGTGACCCGCCCGTCGCCGGAGTGTTCGGCGACCGTACCGGCCAGGCGCATCGAGGGGTGCAGCGCGGAGGCGCCCCAGAAGACGTACGACAGCAACCAGCCGGCGTCCAGCTCCCGGCCGTCGGAGTCGGAGTAGAGCGACACCAGCGAGTACGCGATGTCCGCGCAGAGCAGCAGCAGGGCCGCGGCGCCGAGCAGCCGGATGCTGGTGGAGCGGCGGCCCGTGCCGGTGTAGAAGCGCGCCATCATCGCGATCAGCAACGCGTCGCCGGCCGGGTACGCCACCCCGATGACCCGTTCCACCGTCGAGGCGGTGGAGTCGGCCGCGATCGGGTGCATGACGAACACCCAGAAGATCAGGCCCACACCGATGGCGACAATCGCGGCGTCGACCAGGGCCGCGACGTTGCGCCCCGGCACGCCGCGGCGGCGCATCAGCAGGTACATCCCGACGACGAACAGCGGGTACGCGCTGAGGTAGAAGATGTCGGCGGCCGACGGGTAGGGCTCCTGGTGGAGCACGTACTGGTAGTACTCCCAGATGAGGTCGCCGACGACCCAGGTGACCTGACCCGCGGCGAACCAGTACCACATCGCGGGGCGGGCCGGGCGGTGCAGCCGGACGCCGACGACGATCAGCAGGCTGGACCCCAGCCCGATGAGGTTGTAGACGATGTTGGACGCCAGGCTCGCGTCGGGCAGCAGGTAGTAGCCGGCCGTGGCGAGGATCCCCGCCACCAGCCACCACCACCAGTACCGGTCGCGCTGCACGTCTTGCCATCGGCCGTCCGGCGGGCCAGTTGAGCCGTCGGGACGCCCGGGAGACCCTGGCCACAGCGGCGGGTACGGGGTGCGGACCGCCGACGCGTCCGCGGCCACTGTGCCGGTGCTCACACCCACGGGGTTGATCGTGCCCCAGCCGTACCCCGGCCGGTCACCCGGGCGGGGTGACCGTGGATCAGGCCGGCAGGGCGCGCTCGACCAGGGCGGTGGTGTCGGCGGCGGCCGGCAGCGTGCCGAACGTGTGTCCCCAGTCGCCGCCGAGCCGGGTCGCGCAGAACGCGTCCGCGACCGCCGCCGGGGCGTGCCGCACGAGCAACGCGCCCTGCAGCACGACGGCCATCCGCTCCACCACCCGGCGGGCCTGCGCCTCCAGGTCGTCGCCGGACAGCCGCGCGGCCAGCTCCGCCGCGGCCGCGTCGAGGTGCCGGTCCGCGCCCGCCGCCGCGGCCACCTCCGCCCGGAACGCCTCCAGGGCGGCCGGCTCGCGGCGCAGCGCCCGCAGCACGTCGAGGGCCTGCACGTTGCCGGAGCCCTCCCAGATCGAGTTCAGCGGGGCGTCGCGGTACAGGCGCGGCAGCCCGGAGTCCTCGACGTAGCCGTTGCCGCCCAGGCACTCCAGCGCCTCACCCACCACCGCGGGCTGGCGTTTGCACACCCAGAACTTGCCCACCGCGATCGCCAGGCGCCCGAACGCGCGCTCGGCCGCGTCGCCGCGTACGCCTCGATCGACGGCCCCGGCCAGCCGCAGGGCCAGCGCGGTCGCGGCCTCGGTCTCCACCGCCAGGTCCGCCAGGACGTTGCGCATCAGCGGTTTCGTGATCAGCGGGCCGCCGAAGGCGCAGCGGTGCCGGGCGTGGTGCACGGCCTGCACCAGCGCGGCGCGCATCCCGGACGCCGACCCGGTCACGCAGTCGAGGCGGGTCATCGCGACCATGTCGATGATCGTGCGCACGCCGTGGCCCTCGTCGCCGACCCGCCACGCCACGGTCCCGTCGAACTCCGGCTCGCTGCTGGCGTTGCTGCGGTTGCCGAGCTTGTCCTTGAGCCGCTGGATGCGGAACGTGTTGCGGGTGCCGTCGGGCAGCACGCGCGGCACGAGGAAACAGGTGAGGCCGTCCGGCGCCTGCGCGAGCACCAGGAACAGGTCGCACATCGGCGCGCTGGTGAACCACTTGTGGCCGCGCAGCCGGTAGGTGCCGTCAGCGTCCGGGGTGGCGGTGGTGGAGTTGGCGCGCACGTCGGAGCCGCCCTGCTTCTCCGTCATGCCCATGCCGGCGAGCAGCCCCCGCTTGGTCTGCGGCGTGCGCAGCCCCGGATCGTAGACGCGGCTGGTCAGCAGCGGCTCGTACGCGGCCGCGAGATCCGCGTCGTGGCGCAGCGCGGGCACCACGGCGTACGTCATCGACACCGGGCAGATGTGCCCCGCCTCGACCTGGCTCCACGTGTACAGGGCGGCGGCCCGCGCCACGTGCGCGCCCGGACGTGGATCGGCCCACGCCGCGCCGGCCAGCCCCTCGCTCACCGCCACGTCCATCAGCCGGTGCCACGACGGGTGGAACTCGACCTCGTCGGTGCGGTGGCCGTACCGGTCGTGGGTGAGCAGCCGGGGCTCGTGGCGGTTGGCCTCGTCGGCCCAGCGCTGCGGCTCCGGCTGCCCGCCCAGCTTGCCGAGCCGGTGCAGGTCGTCGGCGGCCCAGCCGGCGCCCTCGCGGTCGACGGCGTCCAGCAGGGCGGCATCGGCGGCGATGTCGTGCCCGGTCAGCGGCGGCGGCTGGTTCACGACCTCATGGGTGGACGCGCTCACGCGACCAATCTAGCCCCGAGCCGCCCGATGGCCGCGGCCACGGCGTCGGGGTCGACGACCTGGTGCAGATGGGCGCCGGGGACGACCTCGACCGGCCACCCGCGGGCGGCGGCGTCCGCGGCGTCCGCGGCGTACGGCTCACTGAACTGCACGTACGCGCACGGGCGCCGGTCCCACCCGGCCGGCGTGGGCAGGCGCTGCTCGTAGTACGCCAGCGGGAGCCGGGGCTGCTCGTCCTCGATGAGCTCGCGGGTCGCGGCGTCGGCGAACATCGGCGCGACGTCGGCCTCGTCGAACCAGTGCGTCCACGGCGGCAGCCGGCCGTCCCCGCCGACCCGCTCCCGCAGGAACGCGAGGCCGTCGGCGTCGGCCACCGGGCTCGGCCCGTCCCGCGCGGGCAGCGACGCGTCCACGAACACCACGGCTGCGACCGGCCTCGGCGCGCCCGCGACGATCGCCGGCAGGAACAGCCCCGCGTTGCTGTGCGGTACCAGCACGACCGGGGCGTCCGCAGGCGCCTCAGCGATCGCCGCGCCGACGAGCTCGGCCGCCGCCGGCCAGAACGGCGGTCCGGCGTCCGCGACGCCGGTCAGCGACGGTACGAGCGAGCCGGGCAGCCGGTCCGCGACGGCGGTCCACGTCGACGGGCCCACCGAGGGGCTGTGCACGAGTACGAAGACGGCATCCACGGTCCGACCCTGCCGGACCGGGCGCGGCCCGGCAAGAGCGTCACACCCGGGGCCTCAGCAGGGTGATGCGGGAGGCGCCCAGCTCGGTCACGTACAGGTTGCCGGTGGCGGTGTCCTCGGTGACGTCGAGCGGCTGGCTGAAGCCGGTGAACCCGGTGATGCCGGTGGTCCGGTTGCTCAGCCGGCCGTCGGGCGCCACGTCGAAGGTCTCGATGTCCTGGCCGGAGGAGTAGCGCACGACCAGGAGCTTGCCGTCGAGCGCGCCGCCGCGGTACTCGATCGCGCCGTCCGCCGAGGCGTGCAGGCCCGCGTCGTACGTGCCGGCGAGGTCGAAGTCCGGGTCCGGGGCGGTGCCGTCCGGGTACGCGGCGACCTCGAACGGGTCCGTGCCGGTCGTGGGGTTGCCGCCGGCCAGCACCCACTCGCAGCGCAGCGGGTCGGGGTGGCCGTAGTAGCGCCCCGGCCGCACGTCGAACACGTAGTCCGTCTCGGCCGCCGGTACGCCGGTCAGCCCCGCAACCGCCGGCCCGGTGTAGCCGCGGCGCGCGCACGAGGCCGGCAGCGTGGCCGGGGTGGCGGGGGTGTTCCCGCCCGCCGCCGAGCCGTTCGTGGGGGCGTACAGGTGGCCGTTGCGGTGCCAGACCAGGTCGTAGGCGTTGCGGACCCCGGTGGCGTGGATCGTCAGCGGCGCCCCGGGCGCGTACGGGTCGTACGTGCCGCCCCCGTCCGCGGTCCGCACGTCCAGCGGCGCCGAGCCCAGCCGGGTGGTGTCCAGGCGCAGCACCGCCGCGCTCAGCAGCCGCTCCGGCCGGTCTCCCCACGTCGAGTCGGCCGCGCCCATCGCGTTGTTGGCGCCCTGGGAGGCGTACAGGGCGCCGTCCGGGCCGAAGGCCAGCGAGTTGGTCTCGTGGTCCTTCACCGACCGCGGCAGCCCGACGACCATCGGCGTGTACGTGCCCAGGTTCGTCCCGCTCAGCCGCCCGATCCGCCCGGACCAGTCGGGCACGTCGAGCGGGCCCACGTACTGGTAGTTGTCGGTGACCCACAGCGCGCCGGACGGGTCGAACGCCATGCCGATGACCGTGCGGGCCGGTGCGCCGGGCAGCCCGAGCGCGGCGGCGTTGTCGCGGACGGCGGTGATCACCGTGGCCGTGCCCAGGGTGCCGTCGGCGTTGATCGGGAAGCGGAGGATGCGGCCGTCGAGGGTGCCCGCGTACAGCCGCCCGTCGGGGCCCTTGACCACCGTCGTGAAGGACGCGCCGGTCGCGACGCCGGTTACCTTGTCGAAGGCGGCCGGTCCGCCGGTCCCGCCGCCGGAGCCGGTGGTGAAGACGATCGAGTACGGCTGGAACGCGCGCCCGGTCACGTCGTGCACCCCGGACGTCAGGGTGAACCGGTACGCGGTGTTCGCCGCCAGCGGCGAGGTGGGGGACAGGTTGACCACGTCCCCGCCGCCACTGGTGATCACGTGTGCCGGTACGGCGGCCCCGTCGGAGACCCGGGTGAGCGTCACCGTGGAGCTGGTGAGCGTGGCCTGGTCGACGCCGCCGCCGGGAAGCACGAGGTCCTCCACGACGCTGGTGGTGGGCGGGACGCCGGTCGCGCCGTTCGCCGGGGTGCTCGTGCGGACGGCGGGCGCCGCGGGGCCCGGGACGCTCGCGATGTCGGCGTGGTCGAGCTTGGTGTTGGTGCCCCCGGCGGCGCTGAGCGTGAGCCGCCCGTCGGTGACCGTGACCGTACGGGTCACCGTCGCGTGCTTGACCGAGGCGGTCGGCACGAACGCCGCCACCGCGTTCTGGTCCTCGATGCTCAGCCAGTGGCTGCTGTTCACGGCGGTACCGGCGTCACCTACCGCGACCGTGACCGTGTACGCGCCCGGAGGCACCGCGACCTCCCACGAACCCGGTGTGGTGACGCCCGCCGAGCCGCTGGGCAGTTGCATGTGGACGAACGTCGCGAGCCGCACGTCGGGCTCGGCCGCCGCGGGGTTCCGGTTGCGCCCGTTGCCGGCCAGGCTCAGCGGCGTCGACGTGCCGGGCCGGACCCAGCCGTACCCGCGCGTGTCGGCGTACGCCTCGCCCGAGTCGCGGAGGTAGCCCGAGGGTGGCGCGGTCGCGGCGTCGGAGAAGTTGACCTTCAGCGCGGCCGGGCTGATCTCGAGGTAGTCGAGCTTGGTGTTGCTGCCGCCGATCGCGTCCACGGTCAGCCGGCCGTCGCTCACCGGCACGGTCACCGTCGCCGTGCGGTACTCCGCGGCCGCCGTCGAGACGAAGCCGGCGATCGCGGTGACGCCCTCCACGCGTACGGTGTGTGAGCTGTCGTACGCCGGCTGGTCACCGACCGCGACCGTGACCTGGTAGATGCCGGCCGGCAGCGCGTACTCCCAGGCGCCCGGGGCGGGCACGCCGTTGCTGCCGCCGGTGTCGCCGTACTGCATGTGGATCATCGTGTTCAGCCGCGGGTCGATGCCGGCCCGCGCCCGGTCGCGGGTGTTGCGGGTCAGGTCGAGCGGCGTCTGCGTACCCTGCGCCACCCACCCGGACCCGCGCGCCGGGTCGTACGCCTGCCCGGTGTCGGCGACGTACCCGGCCGGGACCGCGGAGCCGGCCGGCTGGAAGTTCACCCTCGCCACGGGCGGCCCGGCGGCCTGCGCGGGCGCCGCGGCCACGAACGGCGCGGCGAGGACGGTCACGGCCACGATCCACAGACGACGGTTCCCCATCGGGCCATGCGAGCACGCGGGCGGCGCGGCCCGGCTGTCGGAAAGTGGCGAGGGCCGTCCGGCCAGGTCAGTGCCGTGGTCGTTTCGTCATTTCCGGGGCGATCAGCGGGAACGGGTCAGCCGCCGAAAGCGGGAATCAGCGGTGGCGGCGGGGCGATCGCGGACAAATTCCGGCCGTGCGCACGGCGCGTGCCGGGGCATCGGTGAAGGATCGCGGTGGTGGTCTACGACGCGCGCGGACGGCCCAGGGCGACGACTGTGGGCGGCGCCCGGACGCCACGGTTCGTTTCGTAGGTGTTGACAGTGTGTGACCTGCGCATCAACATGTGTCCATCCGCCTATGGAAGCGCTCCCAAGGAGACTTGTCCGTGATACGTGCTCTAGGCGCCGCCGCGGTTCTCGCGGCGGCCTTCACCGTGGCGCCCTCCGCGCCCGCTCTCGCCGACGAGGTGGAGCAGGTGGTCAACGGGGGGTTCAGCACCGGCACCGACCCGTGGTGGGCCACCCCCAACCCGCTCACCCTGACTGACGGGCAGGGGTGCACCGAGGTCCACGGCGGCACCCAGAACAAGTGGGACGTCATCGTCGGGCAGAACGACATCGACCTCGTCGAGGGGGAGAACTACCGGTTCTCGTTCCGGGCCTCCGGCACTCCCGAGGGTCACGTCGCCCGGGCCGTCGTGGGGCTCGCCGTCGACCCGTACACCACGTACTTCGAGTCGTCGCCCGCCCTGACCGCCGCGGGTGACACGTACTCGTTCACGTTCGCCGCGCCGGCGACGACGAACCAGGCGCAGGTGGCTTTCCAGGTCGGCGGCAGCGCCGACCCGTGGACCTTCTGCGTCGACGACGTCTCCCTGCTCGGTGGCGTCCCGCCCGAGGTGTACGTCCCCGACACCGGCCCGCGGGTGCGGGTGAACCAGGTCGGCTACCTGCCCGGCGGCCCGAAGCGCGCCACGCTCGTCACCGACGCGACGACCGCCCTGCCGTGGCAGCTCAAGAACGCCGCCGGTGCTGTCGTGGCCCGGGGCACCAGCACGCCGCGCGGGGTCGACGCGTCCTCCGGGCAGAACGTGCACACCATCGACTTCAGCGGCTACCGCAAGGCCGGCACCGGCTTCACGCTGGTCGCCGACGGCGAGACCAGCCGGCCGTTCGACCTGGGCGGCAAGGCGTACGAGCAGCTGCGCGCCGACTCGCTGAAGTTCTACTACACCCAGCGCAGCGGCATCGAGATCCGCGAGGACCTGCGGCCCGGGTACGCCCGTCCCGCCGGCCACGTCGACGTGCCCCCGAACCAGGGCGACGGGAACGTGCCCTGCCAGGCCGGCGTCTGCGACTACCGCCTCGACGTCACCGGCGGCTGGTACGACGCCGGCGACCACGGCAAGTACGTCGTCAACGGCGGCATCTCCACCTGGGAGATCCTCAGCGAGTACGAGCGCAGCCTGCGTACCCGCAGCGCCACGCCGCAGCTCGCCATCCCGGAGAGCGGCAACCGGGTCCCGGACATCCTCGACGAGGCCCGCTGGGAGCTGGAGTTCCTGCTG carries:
- a CDS encoding Ig-like domain-containing protein, with amino-acid sequence MGNRRLWIVAVTVLAAPFVAAAPAQAAGPPVARVNFQPAGSAVPAGYVADTGQAYDPARGSGWVAQGTQTPLDLTRNTRDRARAGIDPRLNTMIHMQYGDTGGSNGVPAPGAWEYALPAGIYQVTVAVGDQPAYDSSHTVRVEGVTAIAGFVSTAAAEYRTATVTVPVSDGRLTVDAIGGSNTKLDYLEISPAALKVNFSDAATAPPSGYLRDSGEAYADTRGYGWVRPGTSTPLSLAGNGRNRNPAAAEPDVRLATFVHMQLPSGSAGVTTPGSWEVAVPPGAYTVTVAVGDAGTAVNSSHWLSIEDQNAVAAFVPTASVKHATVTRTVTVTDGRLTLSAAGGTNTKLDHADIASVPGPAAPAVRTSTPANGATGVPPTTSVVEDLVLPGGGVDQATLTSSTVTLTRVSDGAAVPAHVITSGGGDVVNLSPTSPLAANTAYRFTLTSGVHDVTGRAFQPYSIVFTTGSGGGTGGPAAFDKVTGVATGASFTTVVKGPDGRLYAGTLDGRILRFPINADGTLGTATVITAVRDNAAALGLPGAPARTVIGMAFDPSGALWVTDNYQYVGPLDVPDWSGRIGRLSGTNLGTYTPMVVGLPRSVKDHETNSLAFGPDGALYASQGANNAMGAADSTWGDRPERLLSAAVLRLDTTRLGSAPLDVRTADGGGTYDPYAPGAPLTIHATGVRNAYDLVWHRNGHLYAPTNGSAAGGNTPATPATLPASCARRGYTGPAVAGLTGVPAAETDYVFDVRPGRYYGHPDPLRCEWVLAGGNPTTGTDPFEVAAYPDGTAPDPDFDLAGTYDAGLHASADGAIEYRGGALDGKLLVVRYSSGQDIETFDVAPDGRLSNRTTGITGFTGFSQPLDVTEDTATGNLYVTELGASRITLLRPRV
- a CDS encoding isovaleryl-CoA dehydrogenase is translated as MSASTHEVVNQPPPLTGHDIAADAALLDAVDREGAGWAADDLHRLGKLGGQPEPQRWADEANRHEPRLLTHDRYGHRTDEVEFHPSWHRLMDVAVSEGLAGAAWADPRPGAHVARAAALYTWSQVEAGHICPVSMTYAVVPALRHDADLAAAYEPLLTSRVYDPGLRTPQTKRGLLAGMGMTEKQGGSDVRANSTTATPDADGTYRLRGHKWFTSAPMCDLFLVLAQAPDGLTCFLVPRVLPDGTRNTFRIQRLKDKLGNRSNASSEPEFDGTVAWRVGDEGHGVRTIIDMVAMTRLDCVTGSASGMRAALVQAVHHARHRCAFGGPLITKPLMRNVLADLAVETEAATALALRLAGAVDRGVRGDAAERAFGRLAIAVGKFWVCKRQPAVVGEALECLGGNGYVEDSGLPRLYRDAPLNSIWEGSGNVQALDVLRALRREPAALEAFRAEVAAAAGADRHLDAAAAELAARLSGDDLEAQARRVVERMAVVLQGALLVRHAPAAVADAFCATRLGGDWGHTFGTLPAAADTTALVERALPA
- a CDS encoding glycoside hydrolase family 9 protein encodes the protein MIRALGAAAVLAAAFTVAPSAPALADEVEQVVNGGFSTGTDPWWATPNPLTLTDGQGCTEVHGGTQNKWDVIVGQNDIDLVEGENYRFSFRASGTPEGHVARAVVGLAVDPYTTYFESSPALTAAGDTYSFTFAAPATTNQAQVAFQVGGSADPWTFCVDDVSLLGGVPPEVYVPDTGPRVRVNQVGYLPGGPKRATLVTDATTALPWQLKNAAGAVVARGTSTPRGVDASSGQNVHTIDFSGYRKAGTGFTLVADGETSRPFDLGGKAYEQLRADSLKFYYTQRSGIEIREDLRPGYARPAGHVDVPPNQGDGNVPCQAGVCDYRLDVTGGWYDAGDHGKYVVNGGISTWEILSEYERSLRTRSATPQLAIPESGNRVPDILDEARWELEFLLKMQVPAGQPLAGMVHHKIHDQNWTGLPLLPHQDPQPRELHPVSTAATLNLAATAAQAARLYHRYDPAFAAKALAAAKTAYAAAVANPARYAPASDGTGGGAYNDDKVDDDFYWAAAELYLTTGAKQYADAVLASPVHTADIFGSGAFDWGNTAAAGRLDLAVVPNKLPGLAQVRASVVAGADKYLAIQRAHAYGVPYAPANNMWDWGSNSAILNNMVVLASAYDLTGRTAYRDGVLEGMDYVLGRNALNQSYVTGYGEVSSHNQHSRWYAHELDPALPNPPKGSLAGGANSSIQDPYAQSKLTGCIGQFCYIDDIQSWSTNEIAINWNSALAWNAAFVASVADRR
- a CDS encoding MFS transporter, whose protein sequence is MTLGPDFRRLWSAYAVSELGTALSLGALPLIATLVLHASVLQVSLLAALGGLAGAALALPLGPWIEFRPKRPVMAGADLVRGAALASVPVAAAAGVLTYAQLCLVAVAQSVGVIAFQAASGAHLKGLVPAAGLTTATGRFEATFWTVNTVGPPLGGALVGWLGPTATMAADAVSFLLSAVGVRSLRSPEPAPPERSPAPDRWAAITAGWRYILGHPELRALYANSLIFNGGVMATLPLITVLMLRELGFAAWAYGLVFGVSCLGGLAGSLAARPLVRRRGRRRVLLVAGVAKTLPLALVPFAPAGTAGLVLITAGELLTTGLAGLFNPAFAAWRLTAVADRHVSRVLAAWSISNRVAQPVCITGGGLLAAATSVRAALLVITVGLAAGAALLPWRPVPVSAVPAAPRRSPAGPAG
- a CDS encoding alpha/beta hydrolase; this translates as MDAVFVLVHSPSVGPSTWTAVADRLPGSLVPSLTGVADAGPPFWPAAAELVGAAIAEAPADAPVVLVPHSNAGLFLPAIVAGAPRPVAAVVFVDASLPARDGPSPVADADGLAFLRERVGGDGRLPPWTHWFDEADVAPMFADAATRELIEDEQPRLPLAYYEQRLPTPAGWDRRPCAYVQFSEPYAADAADAAARGWPVEVVPGAHLHQVVDPDAVAAAIGRLGARLVA
- a CDS encoding putative bifunctional diguanylate cyclase/phosphodiesterase, coding for MGVSTGTVAADASAVRTPYPPLWPGSPGRPDGSTGPPDGRWQDVQRDRYWWWWLVAGILATAGYYLLPDASLASNIVYNLIGLGSSLLIVVGVRLHRPARPAMWYWFAAGQVTWVVGDLIWEYYQYVLHQEPYPSAADIFYLSAYPLFVVGMYLLMRRRGVPGRNVAALVDAAIVAIGVGLIFWVFVMHPIAADSTASTVERVIGVAYPAGDALLIAMMARFYTGTGRRSTSIRLLGAAALLLLCADIAYSLVSLYSDSDGRELDAGWLLSYVFWGASALHPSMRLAGTVAEHSGDGRVTRARLALLAVCSLVAPALLFLPGIGGDGVDRLTIAAGAAMLFLLVVARMSGFVAQVQHQADQLEDLAMADELTGLANRRRFENGVRAALAAGPTQVALLDLDDFKGVNDRFGHGVGDRLLEVLAGRLRSVLRGDILVARMGGDEFAILMPDAGDAEADAIVGRLADTLRRPIDAGDHELLVGASIGVADGAGTTDPYEVLRRADVAMYAAKSARDGHRRYTPALDRRSDEQAMLGAELRHALDSGQFRVVYQPIVELPTGRTVAVESLVRWEHPERGLVPPERFIPAAERNGLIVELGEWILRTACAQAVAWRAQYGDLAPERISVNVSARQLGEPGLARMVANVLEETGLSAARLTVEVTETAVFGGGQAVQAVQDLHDLGVRIALDDFGTGHSSLGLLQTVPVDVLKVDKSFVDGITMAGRHAVIATALIQVSAGLGLTAVAEGVETAEQAAELYRLGYRLAQGYHFGRPSAEPQFLVPGFVGGHR